TTATGTGAGGCCATACTTGTAATCTGACTTAGTTACTGAACTCCAGTTTTGAGTCTCCTTCACCATTTAATCACTTTACATTGATCAAAGTCTAAGATGTTTCATAGTATGTAGTATGTACTGTGCAGTTGTCTaatattgcatttatttgtatATTCTGCATTGCTCATTGTCTGGTGCTTAAGTTGGAGCTTTTGTCTATTTAATAACATTTTCAGCATTTAGATgcttttattcttatttatctatctattattattttagctGGTGAAAAGGAGTTTTCATCTGTTAGGTTTTTTTATAGCTTGAGTTTTCAGTGTTTGTTTTAGACCCATTTGCCCTTGTAAAATTGCACTGGCAGACAtgcatggtttttattttactttgaaGGATAAATATACTCATTATAAATTAGAGAAATCAAATGCTTGAAGGTACCGACACAGAAGAAAAGTCACAAAGCAAAAAtggtttcttttattcttttttgtttttttctatttaGAAGGGTTTAATTATtcatcttttccatttttttaacaGCTTCAGTATGCAATGACTGTTGTCTTTGGATTTGAAGGCATTTTTCCCTTAAAATTGCAGTGGCAGACATTTATGGTTTTATTGTACGTGAAAGAATGACtatatttttatgtgaaatttgagaaagtcaCCATTACTAAGGCGAGATGAAAAGTTGCGAACCAGATCGTGTCATTCGGGTGCATACAAATATGGCAGGGTGCTACCACATATAcatcttttacttataaaaaaaataaatgtgacaGGATGCTTGTGGAAAGATATTAAGAAGCTGATAATTTGAACTTTTCTCGGTAGTCTTTGTTACTAACTAAAGTGGACCTTAATGACTATGTTGACATGCTCGATCCCAGTGACGTGTGCATAGACACAAATTATCTTTTGACATGCATGAATTGAAAATTTCACAACTGATGCATTTGTTGCATGTAAATGAACTGCAAAATTGGTTGGTTAACTCAAATTACTGTAACCTTTATACTGATATTTCTCTTgtattctatcattttctttttaaatttctctacATCTTACGTTAACTTCTGCAGGAAGGGTTTGCTTTTTCTCATTGCACAACCTGCAAGGCCCCTTACCATTTGAGAGTTCATGTTGCTGCTGATAGGAAATGGCGAACCTTGAAGTTTCGGTTTTTTGTGACTAgagatataatatttatatttctgtCTGTGCAGCTTGTACGCcattttttctctacttttagTTGTGTTCTtgcttttttagtttttgataaATTGGTTATTGATATTTCTGTTACTTTGTCTATATGTTTATTCTTTGCAGGTGATTGCTTCACTCACGTATATGGTATATTTGATAGATGGTTACCAGCAGTTCAGGCTTCGTCTTGCTTGGGGTTTCGATAGTGAGCTTAGTTTCTATTACATTTGTGGTAAAATCTTAAGAACCCAACTACCAGTTGTCAAAATGCTTACAGAAGTATGCTTGCTGTAGACAGTGTTAGTCAGCATATTTTCCTCATAAACTCTTTTGTGTAATTCTTATTTTGGGTCACCTATTATATGCATATTGCGTTCTTCATAGATTGTTGTGGGGCCATTTAcatttatttatggttttaagCAACACATATAATGTTACGTGCCTGTGGAACATATTGGGATGATTTTCATGCACAGTGTTAAGTTTCCTATGTGTTGAATAAAGTTATTAGTTTTTTAACTAGAAAAAAATATCCATAGGGTGGTGGATTTTATGACAACCAATTATGACAGTACAATGCCCAAACTTTGTTTTTCTGATAAGAAAATGACGGGGGCAGCAGAGTGGTGGTGCAGGGATTGGCTTTTGTCAGCAGTTGATGACCGGTGAAAATCCTGACAACTATAATCTTTGGACGTATTATAGCTTTGGAAATGGATGGTGATAATTAAGTACAGTTTTTCTTTGATGGTTGGAGACACTAATGACTCAAAGCTATATGTATTGACTGTCATTACACCTTTTGAACCAGTATATCACTGCTGTTTCTATTGTTGTGAATATGTGCATTGATGAGTACAGGTGCTCTATTGTTTTTTGCACTGCTTGGGCTGTCTGGATGCTTTATAACTTGCTATGATCGACGGGTTCGCAATGATTTAGCTCAGCCTTGTCGAGAATTATGTCTTTGTTGCTGTCATCCAGGGTATGATTCTGTTGCATATATCGTCGAATCATTGGTGCAATTTCTCTAGATGGTTCAAGTCTTACTGTCTGGTTGTGGATGTCATTATCGTTACCACCATGTTGATTCTTTCGagtatattctattttattaattatttgtctGTGCTTTCAATTATGCCTGTGTGATATGTAAGAGCAATGGGACCAAGTTAAATGCCAGAATCCTTTTAGTGCTTCACTGTTTCCATGAGACGCTTCCTAGTTGCAAAGATGCATGGCGTTGTTTCCCCCAACACACACCTGTCTAAAGTGGTGTTTTCAATTCTGAGATACATTCCCTGCACACATTGTAATTCCACTTTGAGTAATGCCCTTCTATTTTTGTTGATGTGGACATGCCTTCTTGCTGCTCATGTAGTGGCAGCTCTGCTATGATGATCCTTAGCATGTTAGCTTATGCATCACAATCATATCTTAGCATCACCATTTGTTGACTTCGCCATTCACCACAAGTAGGCTGCAATTTTTGGAGACACCTTCGATCTGCCTTTGTTCTATCTcttgtattataatatatatatccgGCATTAGTCATCAGAAAATCTGGTGAATGTTTTGTTTTGGAGTTATTTTAGGTTGAACCatacaaaaatattacacaTTTATATCTGTACATGAGAAATcatttggtttttgtttaataataagCTATTTGGTGTGCTTGTCtatgtaaaatatgaaaaattcatATCAATAATAATGAGTGTGTTGATGAAATTTTCCATTATGCTGTTGCAGACTGTGTGCAGACTGTCACTTACCTGGTACTCTCTGTATGTGGACTGACTGCACTACATGCTCTGAAAGTTGCACCGGGATGATAAGTGAATGTGGTTGCTTAGGAGGTGCTGGTGAAGCAGGGGTACCGTTGCTATTTATAATGGCTTTGATTGTTCTGGGACTTTTTACTGTGATTGGAATATTCTACAGTGTGTTGGTGGCCACAATGGTAGGGCAACGAATTTGGCAGCGGCATTATCACATACTAGCTAAGAGGATGCTAACAAAGGTGAGTACAGTGACCTATCTCCAGCTTCTCTCTACCTTGGTTACATGATGATATACTCTTAAACGGTTGGTGGTGCACTCACTACTCAACAACTCAAACTGCTTTCACAATTCATAGCTGCACAGAAAGCAACCACCATTTCATCAATGAGTAATAGTTTTGTTGAAGAATTAACCCTTTAGGACAGGATAATTTATAAAGATTTAGTTTTTGGATCCTATTGGAGGCATTGGCATTAGAACACCTGTGTTTAAAAGAACATCCATCTTAAACTTAGAATGGTAGGCAAATCAGATATCTCTGGACCTGGCAGCATACCAATACATTTTGTGAGATCGTCTTTCTTTAGTGACTGCAGAGGGGTATATCTGAAGTCTTTTATTTCCCCCGAATTGCCTTCCAAGTAGGCAAGTACCAAAATATGTTTCTGTAGATAGTCAATGCAACTTTTATGTTCATATTTTTAACTATTCTAATCACAAATCATTATAAGGTTATTCATTGGTTTGTACTTTTCTTTACCCAGGAATATGTGGTTGAGGACATTGATGGTGAGATGACACGATCTGATTGGTCTCCCCCGCCCCTCCCGCCAGAGCATGTTCAGCAGCTGAAAACACTTGGTCTCTTATGAAATCAAAGGTTATATTTGGCAAGAATAACATGACGCAGAGATAGACTGGCCCTGTGATACGGTGAATCAGTCCCTAACTTTGGGGGCATTGGAGTCTTGGCTGACAAAAAGCTTTTAGCAGTTATTGAGAAAATCTCAAAGGCTCTGTTCAGTCAATCTTGTGTAAAACCACCCTTGGATGAAGAAGTTTCTGAAACTCTCATTGTTACTATTAGTATTTACTATTACTTTCCCTTCAGTGAGTGTAAGAAACCAAGTAAATGTAATTAATTACCCACCCAGAAGAACTAACAACAGGTTATACGAATGATGCTGCCATGCAATGTTCCTTGTGGTGAAGTATTTCTCTCGCTTGGATAGCTTTTCCTTGACAATGAGTATCTtcattggcttggccaaatttatttttaaatttaactaatatCAACACTTATTTGTATTTAcctatttcatataaatttaatCTTcatattggattagccattcattttctatataataaaaaaatattattaaattaatatttttttaaagaattatttttcacattttataattctatcaatttaatattattaataattatattataattaaattaatattaaaaaaacatattttaaagGTTATTTAATCCTTTGAAATGaaagtataaaatattttaatatttaattagtgAAATGCAactgtaaaatattttaattggtaaaaaaaaagtgtaggaatgaaaaagtaatattttaatttttaataaatgaaaatagtCTTTTATATttagctaattattataataaaggtttaaaatattttaaatttgttcaATTCAATGTGAgtctattttatataaataatttaaaatttagccAATATTCCTATTTGGCCACGTCAACGAGATGCTCCAACAATGGATTTGGCAAACTCATGAAAAAACGACCCATTTTCTAGATCTTTCTTTTAAGGATGAAAATATTCCGTGGGCCAAATTTCTCAAACGTTGACGTGGCCTTGGTGGGTTTTTCCAAGAGTTTCGAGAAAGCTACCGTCCATACCAAGGGGCCAAGAGTACACAACATGTGCCCCTTGGAATCTGATGATGGGCGGCCACTGACAACGGAAAGGTACTGACAATTGACTCTTGGTAGTTCCTCGCCGACCAAACTAAAGTACTTAGTTTGAAAATACCTAAATTATTATGTATCTAAAACTGTCGAATTTATGAAATGGTCATATATTCAAACCTGAACCACTTTAGATCATTCTTTTATTATGGGAAACTACAGATTAACATAAATCTacactgaaaaaataaaaaacaaaaagatcgACCGAATTGATTGTAATTCAGAGTTTTTGAATTCCTAGAAATCCAACGTTAGATATAAGTtcgatccatttttttttaaattgatttaaaTCGAAccgaaatgaaatatatatttttattttttatattatatatatatttatatgttatatatattatacatattataaaactaatataatataaaattttaattttattatttgtgctTCCTTGATATAAACTTactattaaacaaaaatattaatattaagtttttAATAGTTATTAATTATCCATACATACTAagttacatacatatataatatggtaTAATTATAAGAGtatacttttgatatatatatatatatatatcaaggataaatatattttgattcttgatatatatttttaaacatttttggtatatatatcaaatatccacatttttacatatttttggtataatttttcatttaggTAAGAAAAACGAACTAGCCTAACAAAAAAGCACGTAGAATCAAATCAGATTGAAAtcgaaaaaataataaaaattcagtTTCTTAAATAAACTAGTTTGTAtcggtttttaaaattttaaaatcgacTTAGATGGGTTTGATTTCAAAACATGTTTAAAATTGGACCGAATCTATTACTTTCTTGCTAAGCACGTCGATGTGAGATAAATACCATACCGAAAAGATGCTAACATTTTTGTGGAACTGATGGAGCTAGAGACAGGATTATATCGATAACACTTGCAGGTGGCATACAAATCTAAACTTCATAGCCTCGTAAACAAAacctaaaacaaataaaaaattgataaacgAGGCCAATAAACGTTCGATGGCTAGCAAACAAAAATAGGTTGGTATTAGAAAACTAGGTTGGAAAGGTTTAGAGATAAGCGTTAGCCACACGTATTAATGGCAACATATGCCAAATTAGGGATGGGCAACGAGTCATCCAAACCTACCACGTTGTCCTATCCACCATGATCCGTAACATGGGGTCTCTGTTCGTGCCGAGAGCTACGACCTTAAATAATAACTGTTTCTGCATAGGGACGATCCGCTTATAGATCTTAGATTTTGAGGTTGATtgttttatatatgatattgtcGGTTGTGGATGACTAACAGTGAAAATTTTCTTGTGATTTCTTTTACTAAACAACGGGTGGAGGCTATTGTACGAATCTTTCTAGATTTAGCCTCAGggaaacaaatgaaagaaaaataattgaaacgAAGTGAAGCGGAAATGATGAGGAAGgataaataagaaagaaaagaggaaagtgGGCCTaaaaagagagatagagaggtgAAGAATAAGCACACAGAAACAAGATGGAAAAggagg
This is a stretch of genomic DNA from Carya illinoinensis cultivar Pawnee chromosome 3, C.illinoinensisPawnee_v1, whole genome shotgun sequence. It encodes these proteins:
- the LOC122303569 gene encoding uncharacterized protein LOC122303569, whose amino-acid sequence is MADRSDSSPLMSPPPMAKPSDIDLEAGPGEQIQCRICLETDGRDFIAPCKCKGTSKYVHRECLDHWRAVREGFAFSHCTTCKAPYHLRVHVAADRKWRTLKFRFFVTRDIIFIFLSVQLVIASLTYMVYLIDGYQQFRLRLAWGFDSELSFYYICGALLFFALLGLSGCFITCYDRRVRNDLAQPCRELCLCCCHPGLCADCHLPGTLCMWTDCTTCSESCTGMISECGCLGGAGEAGVPLLFIMALIVLGLFTVIGIFYSVLVATMVGQRIWQRHYHILAKRMLTKEYVVEDIDGEMTRSDWSPPPLPPEHVQQLKTLGLL